In the Desulfotignum balticum DSM 7044 genome, one interval contains:
- a CDS encoding ATP-binding protein has product MGFNYRLRSNLFFQVISGRHGKRSTIITTNLPFARWGDIFDGTTVATAIADRLVYNSEILIMEGDSYRKK; this is encoded by the coding sequence ATGGGGTTTAATTACCGCTTACGATCAAACCTGTTTTTCCAGGTCATCAGCGGCCGGCATGGGAAAAGGTCCACCATCATAACGACCAACCTGCCGTTTGCCCGCTGGGGAGACATCTTTGACGGAACCACTGTTGCCACAGCGATTGCCGACCGCCTCGTTTACAACTCTGAGATCCTTATCATGGAGGGAGACAGTTATCGAAAAAAATGA